The proteins below come from a single Kineococcus endophyticus genomic window:
- a CDS encoding HNH endonuclease signature motif containing protein, with protein AATCDADLSVAVLDRLGRPRSLHSQDRHATPAQRLLVAERDRDCTAPGCGAPAWACHYHHVVHWSDGGPTSIENLILLCGRHHRALHAGRLEARFAENGLPETRTLHRHLGRLADPGPWTRNDHPGLLARARELALALRSDDPPERTAA; from the coding sequence GCCGCCACCTGCGACGCCGACCTGTCCGTCGCGGTCCTGGACCGCCTCGGCCGGCCCCGCTCCCTGCACTCCCAGGACCGGCACGCCACCCCCGCCCAGCGCCTCCTGGTCGCCGAACGCGACCGCGACTGCACCGCCCCCGGCTGCGGCGCACCGGCGTGGGCCTGCCACTACCACCACGTCGTCCACTGGTCCGACGGCGGACCCACCAGCATCGAGAACCTGATCCTGCTCTGCGGCCGGCACCACCGGGCCCTGCACGCCGGACGACTCGAAGCAAGGTTCGCCGAGAACGGGCTCCCGGAGACCCGCACCCTGCACCGCCACCTCGGACGGCTCGCCGACCCCGGACCGTGGACCCGCAACGACCACCCCGGCCTCCTGGCCCGAGCCCGGGAACTCGCCCTCGCCCTCCGAA